The proteins below are encoded in one region of Gammaproteobacteria bacterium:
- the dsrA gene encoding dissimilatory-type sulfite reductase subunit alpha, with protein sequence MEHGPWPSFVTDLKEWSNTKPQVGQLLNQLEESYENKWNYWTGTVLNVSGYGGGIIARLSDKADKYPDLAEFHTIRVLPPAGFVYSTEKLRNLTDICERNGAGILQLHGLTGDILALGFSNDGSKAAAEDLMENGWDLGGSGAALRSLQCCVGQARCEMACFDTMETTRFLTNHYISVLHRPEFMYKFKMKVSGCGNDCANAMISSDMPIIGTWRGPMQIDQAKVAEFIDEKGVEHVIDNVITRCPTRCISLKGKELVVDHEDCVRCMHCINVMHKALKPGKEKGVTICLGAKRTLKIGDTMSSVIVPFMPLESEEDFQNLTDLIDRMWEFWNDNAMDHERIGEFIARVGMGTFIEGAGLELDPRMVATTRTSPYIKFEELAPGRLGGEQNQEPPVWQREPESTESSP encoded by the coding sequence CTGGAACATGGACCATGGCCGAGCTTCGTAACCGACCTCAAGGAGTGGTCCAACACGAAGCCGCAAGTCGGCCAGCTCCTGAATCAGCTCGAGGAATCCTACGAGAATAAATGGAACTATTGGACCGGTACCGTGTTGAACGTCTCCGGTTACGGAGGCGGGATAATCGCGCGCCTGTCTGACAAGGCGGACAAGTATCCGGATCTCGCAGAGTTCCATACCATTCGCGTTCTTCCCCCGGCCGGTTTTGTCTATTCGACCGAGAAGCTGCGCAATCTGACCGATATCTGCGAACGCAATGGTGCGGGCATCCTTCAGCTTCACGGGCTGACGGGCGATATCCTCGCGCTGGGATTCAGCAACGATGGTAGCAAGGCCGCAGCCGAGGATCTGATGGAAAACGGTTGGGACCTAGGCGGGTCCGGTGCGGCCTTACGCAGCCTGCAATGTTGCGTGGGCCAGGCCAGGTGTGAGATGGCCTGTTTTGACACCATGGAGACCACGCGGTTTCTCACCAACCACTACATCTCCGTGCTCCACCGCCCGGAGTTCATGTACAAGTTCAAGATGAAGGTCTCCGGCTGCGGCAACGACTGCGCCAACGCCATGATAAGCTCCGATATGCCCATCATCGGTACCTGGCGAGGCCCTATGCAGATCGACCAGGCAAAGGTGGCCGAGTTCATCGATGAGAAGGGTGTCGAGCACGTCATCGACAATGTCATTACTCGCTGTCCCACACGTTGTATCTCCCTGAAGGGCAAGGAGCTGGTCGTCGATCATGAGGATTGCGTGCGGTGCATGCACTGCATCAATGTCATGCACAAGGCCCTGAAACCCGGGAAAGAGAAAGGCGTTACCATCTGTCTCGGCGCCAAGCGTACCCTGAAGATCGGTGACACCATGAGTTCCGTCATCGTGCCGTTCATGCCGCTGGAGTCCGAAGAAGACTTCCAGAATCTTACCGACCTCATCGATCGGATGTGGGAGTTCTGGAACGACAACGCCATGGATCACGAGCGTATCGGCGAGTTCATTGCGCGGGTCGGCATGGGGACTTTCATTGAAGGTGCCGGCCTGGAACTCGATCCGAGAATGGTGGCCACAACGCGCACCTCGCCGTACATCAAGTTTGAAGAGCTGGCCCCAGGCCGGCTTGGGGGCGAACAGAATCAGGAACCTCCGGTCTGGCAACGGGAGCCAGAGTCCACGGAATCATCTCCCTAG